The Chloroflexota bacterium DNA segment ACAGTACATGCGCGATCACCAGGTGGAGGCCGTCTGGCCCGCCGGCGATCGCGTCCTCGTCTGTATTGACCCGCACGCCCACGGCCAGCACCTGTTGCGGCGCGGCTGGCAGATGGCCAAGGGCTTCCAGAGCGACCTCATCGCTCTCTTTGTAGAAGAGCCCTCCTGGGCCAAGGCAAGCCCGGAAGAGCGCCGCGTCCTTGCCGAAAATCTGCGCTTTGCGGAGGACCTCGGCGCTCGCGTCCTGCGCGTCCAGGGCTCGGATGTCGCCGCCACGATCACCAAGGTAGCCCGCGAAGAGAACATCGGGAACATCGTCATCGGCTTCGGCCAGAAGAGCAGTCTCCTGGACATGACCAAGACCTCCACCCTGCAGAAGCTCCTTCGCTTGGCCACAGATATAGACATCCACGCCGTGCCGCTGAAGCGCCAGGATTAGCCGAGCCGCTCTGAAAGGCCCTCCGTGATCAAGCGCGAACTGCAGATCACCAAGCTCCCGCTCTTCCCCCGCATGACCGTCGGCGTCATGGGCTCCGCGGGCGGGCGCATCCCCGAATACGCCAAGCAGAAGGTGTTCCAGCTTGGCGCTGAAGCGGCCCGCCGCGGCTACGTCCTTGTCACCGGCGCTTGCCCCGGACTCCCGCACGAAGCCGTTCGCGGCGCAAGCTCCCAGGGCGGCATCGTTGTCGGCGTCTCACCCGCGCTGAACCTGGAAGAGCACATCGGCAAGTACCACTCGCCCACCCAAGGCTACAACGCCATCATCTATACCGGCAGCGGCCTCATGGGACGCGAGATCGAGAACATCCGCAGCTGCGATGTCGTCGTCTTCGCCGGGGGACGCTCAGGCACGCTCGGCGAGTTTGCCATCGCCTACGATGAAGGCAAGGTCATTGGCGTTATCCTGAAAACGGGCGGCATCAGCCGCCACATCAAGTCCATCGTCAAGATGGTGAAGAAAAAGACGGACGCCCTCATCATCGTAGACGCCGACCCTGTCCGGCTCTTGGATAAGCTGGAGCGAGTCTATAAGAAGCGCATCTATACCCACTACCTGCAAGTCCTGGAAGGCCATGCAGGCAAAGGGACCGGCGCAGGCTAGGCCGTCGCCTTCGCCCGCTGGCGCATCGCCTCGTACATCACCAGCGCCCCCGCCACAGAGGCGTTCAGCGAAGCGACCTCTCCCCGCATCGGGATGGAGACCAGCACCTCGCACTTCTCCCGCACCAGGTGCGAAAGGCCGCGCCCCTCCGCGCCGATGATCAGCGACACGCCCTGCCGGTAGTCCGCCTCCGCATAGCTCTTGGGCCCCGTGGGATCCACGCCCACCGTCCACACGCCCTCTTTGTTCAGTCGCTCCATCGCCTGAGCGATATTCGTGACCCGCGCCACCTGCATATACTCCAGCGCCCCGGCTGACGCCCGCGAGACCGCCGCCGTCAGCCCCGCCGCGCGGCGGGTGGGGATGATGACGCCGTGGACGCCTGCCGCGTGGGCCGTGCGAATGATCGCCCCAAGGTTCTGCGGGTCTTCGATCCCGTCCAGCAGCACATAGAACGGCCTCTCGCCTTTCTCCTTGCTGATGCGGAAAAGGTCGTCCAGCTCCACCGTCGCCTTTGCCGCCGCGACGGCGATGACTCCCTGGCTGCGCCCCGTCTGGCTCAGGCGGGAGAGCGCCCGCTGGTCCGTGTATTCCACCGGGATGCCGGCTTCCTTCGCCAGCCCCACCACCTGCCCCAGCGGCCCGCGGCGGTCAAAATCATGCGAAACGAATATCTTGTGGATAGGCCGCTTGGCCTTGATAGCTTCCAGGACCGGGTTGCGTCCTTCGATCTGCTCTTCCACGGCCGCTCCTCAGAGAGAATCCTGACATGCTATCATGTTCAGGCCGCCGCTGGCTCCTCTCGCCAGGGGAAAGCCGCCCGGCGGTCACCTCGGAGGCGCCTATGCAGCTCAACCTCAATGAACAGGGCCTGATCCCGGCCATCGCCCAGGACGAAAAGACGGGCGAAGTGCTAATGCTGGCCTACATGAGCCCTGAATCGCTCAAACGCACCATGGAAAGCGGCCAGGCCTGGTTCTACAGCCGCAGCCGCCGGGAGCTCTGGCACAAAGGCGCAACCTCCGGCAACTACATCAAGGTGAACAAGGTTATCGCCGATTGCGAGAACAACTCCCTGCTCCTCAAGAGCACGCCCACCGGCCCCGCCTGCCACACCGGCAAGCCCAACTGCTTCTTCCAAGAGGTCAAGAAGGGCGAAATCTCCTTCCAGCAGAAACCCGGCAACATGATGGAAGAGCTCTTCTCCGTCATCGAATCCCGGAAGAAGGAGAAGCCCGAAGGCAGCTATGTCGCCAAGCTCATGAGCCAGGGTGTGGATCGTATCGGCAAAAAGGTCATCGAGGAGGCGGGCGAATCCGTCATCGCCGCCAAGAATGGCGTCCGCGAAGAGGTCGTCCATGAAGTCGCCGACCTCTGGTTCCACAGCCTCGTCCTCCTCTCCTCCGCGGGCCTCACGCCCAAGGACATCTGGCAAGAGCTCGAAAAGCGAAGGAAATAGCCATGCACCAGCCCAAGACCGTCGCCATCCTTCCGGACGGCATCCACATCACCTGGGACGATGGCAAAGACTGCGCCTACGCTCATCGCGACCTCCGGGGCGAGTGCCCCTGCGCCCACTGCGTCCACGAAATCACCGGCAAGCGCATGGTCGGCCGCGACCAGGTCACCCCGACCGTCGAAGCACTCGATTGGATGACCATCGGCCGCTACGCTATCCAGTTCCTCTGGAGCGATGGCCACCAGACCGGCCTCTACCCCTACAACCTCCTGCGCGAACTCTGCGCCCGTGAGACCCGCGACGGGGCAAAGGCGGAGAAGCGCGCCTCGTGAACTTCGGCATCCACACCGGCCAGCAGAACGCGCCCTACCAAGACTTCGTCAAGGCTTGGAAGATGGCCGATGCCGCAGGCTTCAACTGGATATCCGTCTGGGACCATTTCTACGAAGCGCCCGATCGCGGCGGCGATGGCCCCACCTATGAGACTGTCGCCATGATGACCGCCGCCGCTGCCGCCACCACCCGCGCCAGGATCGGCGTCCTCGTCATGTCTGCCGGCTATCGCCCACCGGCCCTCCTCGCCAAAATGATCGCCACCCTGGACCACATCAGCAACGGACGCGCCAACCTCGGCATCGGGGCCGGTTGGCACCAGGCCGAATACGAAGCCTACGGCTACACCTTCCCCAGCCTCAAAGCGCGCATGGACATGCTGGAGGAGAGCGTCCAGATCATCCAGTCCATGCTTGCCAACGATACGACCACCTTCGAAGGCGCGCACTACCGCGTACGCGAGGCGAAGCTCTACCCAAAGCCCGTCCAGGCCAAGCTCCCCGTCTGGGTCGGCGGCGGCGGTGAGAAGCGCACCATCCCCATCGCCGCCAAGCACGCCGATGGCTGGAACATCGCCTACGTCCCGCCGGAGGTCTACCGGCGCAAGATCGCCGTCCTGGACCAGTGGTGCGAAAAGTTCAACCGCGACCCGCAAACTATCATGCGAAGCATCAATACCGGCTTCTATCTGGGAACTGACAAGAAATCAGCCGCGCGAGGCCTCCAGCAGATGGCGCAGGACGGCTTCAACGTGGAGCGCACAGGCCCCGGCATGTTGCGCGGCCTGGTGAGCGAGGCTGTGGAGCAGATCCGCGCCTTCGAACGCGCCGGCGCCACCCAGATGAATATCGCCTTCCGCCCGCCCTTCGATTTCGAGGCCTTTCAGGCCTTCATTGAAGAGGCCGTCCCCAGATTCAGGTGACCTTGTCCGGTAGGGGGTGCGGCTAAGCCACGCCGAGGTTAGCGCCCCTTCCACTGAGGCTTCCGCTTCTCCGCAAAGGCCCGTGGGCCTTCCTTAAAGTCTTCCGTCTTGCTCAACTCGTCCACCAGGCCCTCCGCCATCTTCCACGAGACCTCCAGCGGCTGGTCCCGATAGCTCATCACTACATTCTTGATCGCCTTCACCGCCAGGGGCGCGCATAACAGCACCGAACTGGCGATCTTCTCCGCCTCCGCCATCAACTGCTCCTCCGGCACGATCTTCTGGATCAGGCCGATCTGATAGGCCCGCTCCGCCCCGATACGCTCTCCCGTCAGCTGGATGTACAGCGCCTCGCCCAGAGGAATCATGCGCGAGAGATTGTGCAGGCCGTACCCCGCAGGCAGGCTCCATCGCGGCTCCGGCATGCCGAAGACCGACTTCGGCGTGGCGATGCGTATATCGCACTGGAGCGCAAGCTCCAGCCCGCCGCCCAGGCAGAAGCCGTTGATCGCGGCGATGACCGGCTTCTGCATCAGCCGGGGCCGCTTGCCTCCCGGCTTCCTCTCAACGATGGTCTTTCCCGCCTCAGCGCCGCTCTCTCCAGGCGCAGGCTTCGTGGCGCCAGCGCGCTCCTTTAGGTCGGCTCCCACGCTGAACGCCTTCCCTCCCGCTCCCGTCACTATGCCCACCAGCGGCTCCGGGTTGCTATTCATGTCCTGCACGATGAAGCCCCACCGGCGCAGGAACTCCAGGTTCATGGCATTCAACTGGTCCGGTCTATTGAGCGTGATATGAGCGATGCGATCCTTGATTTCATACAGGATAGTGTCGGACATTGTTGCTCCTAACCCTGGGCTTCAGCCTCGCGTATTTGCGCCTCCAGGCTCTCCACCGCACGGTAGTCCTCGTCGCACAACTTGTAACAGCGGTTCAGGTGCAGCTCCAAGAGCCTTCGGCCCAGGTCGCCGGGCCGCTTCGCCGCCGCGATCGCCGCCTCCGCATAGTACTTCCCGGGCATATGCTTCGCCACGGTCTCCGCCTCCGCCGTGGCATCGCCCATCAGCAGCATATCCTTGGAATCAACGGCGTACCGAAGTTTCCCTAGCAGCTTTGCTAGTTCACTCAGCTTGTCCCGATCGCTCATCAGGCTGACCAGCACATCCTCAACCGTATCGTCGCCCGCCGCAGGCCTCTCATCCAGCGCATCCACAACCTTCGGCTGGGCGCCTACAAAGGCCTGATAGGCCCGCAGGTACTCCTGCGCCGCCTCCGTCGTCACGCCCAGCATCGTCTGCGGGTCGCTTGGATCGCTTACCCCAAGGGCAATGACATCGTCATCCCGGCTCTCAGCCAGCTGCTTCAGATAGGCTAGACTCGGCACCTTCTCCGGCACCGGCGGCAACGGGATAGCCGAGACCGTCTCCATCTCCGCTAGGGAAAACTTCCCGGCGAACATCGGCGGCATGTACTTCGTCAGGTCTATCGAGATCGGCGGCACGATGAGGTACGTCGCGTAGACCCCGTCCGGGTTCGAGACGCTCCGCAGGTACGCGATGGCATGGCCTCTCGGCTTCGCCTGGCTCCCTCGCTCAAAGTTCAACAACATGGCTGCTCACAACACATGGAATGTGCAAATCATAGCATCAGCTCCCGGTGATTATCCCCCTCCTTCAGCGCTTTCACTATCCTCAATGGGTCACCTTCTCGTCCGAAACCCTACCCCTTGAACCTCTGCACCCATCTGCGCTCCCTGCGGTATCTGCGGACAATGCTCCTTATCTCTGTGCTTTCTGTGGATGGACCCTCTCCCTCACTCCGCCACCGCTACCGCCTGTATCTCCAACTTATACTTCGGGCTCCCCAGGCTCTTCACCACAACGGCCGTCACCGCAGGCTTCGCCCCTGGAAATGTCTCCGCGATGAGCGGATACAGCGTCGCCCCAAGCTCCATCTCCACCAGGTAGCACGTCAGTGAGACGATATTCGCCATCTTCCCGCCGCCGCCCTCCACGACCCTCCGCACATTCTCCAGCGCTTGCCTCGCCTCTGCCTTAAAATCGCTCCCTCCGCCTGAAACCTGCCCATTGAGCGCGCCAACCTGGCCCGATACGTAAATCGTCTTCCCCGCCTTCACCCCCTGCGAATAGAAAGAAGCCTTAAACAGTCCCTCCGGGTTGATCGCCTGCATCGCTCCTCCTAATAGACAACCTGTTCCTGCATCAGTCGCTCCACCTCGCCCTCGGCCATGCCCAACATGCCGCACAAGATGCCCTTGTTGTCCTGGCCCAGCCCGTGCGCCAAACTGCGGATGGCGCCCGGCGTCTTGCTCAGGTGCCACGGGATGCCGTAGATCACGTCGTTCCTCTCCAAGCGCCCGTCCTCGATCACCAAATCTTGGCGGCGGAACTGGTCGTGCGGGTCCAAGTAGACATCCTCCAGCGAGGCGACGATGGAGGCCGCCACCCCGTGCGATTGCAGGTGGTGCATCGCCTCGTAGCGCTCCTGTCTCCGCGTCCACTGCGCCACGCACGTATCTAACTCCTCCCGGTGCTGCAGGCGCGCATAGACATCGGCGAAGCGCTCATCCTCCGTCCACTCCTGCTCGCCCACGGCCTTGCAGAATGCCCGCCACTCATTCTGTCCGCTCACCGCGATGGCGAGCCACTTGTCCTTCCCTTTGCACGGGTAGACGCCGTGCGGGACCATCATCGGATGGCGATTCCCCAGCGGCACGG contains these protein-coding regions:
- a CDS encoding TIGR03560 family F420-dependent LLM class oxidoreductase encodes the protein MNFGIHTGQQNAPYQDFVKAWKMADAAGFNWISVWDHFYEAPDRGGDGPTYETVAMMTAAAAATTRARIGVLVMSAGYRPPALLAKMIATLDHISNGRANLGIGAGWHQAEYEAYGYTFPSLKARMDMLEESVQIIQSMLANDTTTFEGAHYRVREAKLYPKPVQAKLPVWVGGGGEKRTIPIAAKHADGWNIAYVPPEVYRRKIAVLDQWCEKFNRDPQTIMRSINTGFYLGTDKKSAARGLQQMAQDGFNVERTGPGMLRGLVSEAVEQIRAFERAGATQMNIAFRPPFDFEAFQAFIEEAVPRFR
- a CDS encoding enoyl-CoA hydratase (Catalyzes the reversible hydration of unsaturated fatty acyl-CoA to beta-hydroxyacyl-CoA), which codes for MSDTILYEIKDRIAHITLNRPDQLNAMNLEFLRRWGFIVQDMNSNPEPLVGIVTGAGGKAFSVGADLKERAGATKPAPGESGAEAGKTIVERKPGGKRPRLMQKPVIAAINGFCLGGGLELALQCDIRIATPKSVFGMPEPRWSLPAGYGLHNLSRMIPLGEALYIQLTGERIGAERAYQIGLIQKIVPEEQLMAEAEKIASSVLLCAPLAVKAIKNVVMSYRDQPLEVSWKMAEGLVDELSKTEDFKEGPRAFAEKRKPQWKGR
- the rlmB gene encoding 23S rRNA (guanosine(2251)-2'-O)-methyltransferase RlmB, producing MEEQIEGRNPVLEAIKAKRPIHKIFVSHDFDRRGPLGQVVGLAKEAGIPVEYTDQRALSRLSQTGRSQGVIAVAAAKATVELDDLFRISKEKGERPFYVLLDGIEDPQNLGAIIRTAHAAGVHGVIIPTRRAAGLTAAVSRASAGALEYMQVARVTNIAQAMERLNKEGVWTVGVDPTGPKSYAEADYRQGVSLIIGAEGRGLSHLVREKCEVLVSIPMRGEVASLNASVAGALVMYEAMRQRAKATA
- a CDS encoding RidA family protein, with protein sequence MQAINPEGLFKASFYSQGVKAGKTIYVSGQVGALNGQVSGGGSDFKAEARQALENVRRVVEGGGGKMANIVSLTCYLVEMELGATLYPLIAETFPGAKPAVTAVVVKSLGSPKYKLEIQAVAVAE
- a CDS encoding DUF971 domain-containing protein — translated: MHQPKTVAILPDGIHITWDDGKDCAYAHRDLRGECPCAHCVHEITGKRMVGRDQVTPTVEALDWMTIGRYAIQFLWSDGHQTGLYPYNLLRELCARETRDGAKAEKRAS
- a CDS encoding bifunctional phosphoribosyl-AMP cyclohydrolase/phosphoribosyl-ATP diphosphatase HisIE produces the protein MQLNLNEQGLIPAIAQDEKTGEVLMLAYMSPESLKRTMESGQAWFYSRSRRELWHKGATSGNYIKVNKVIADCENNSLLLKSTPTGPACHTGKPNCFFQEVKKGEISFQQKPGNMMEELFSVIESRKKEKPEGSYVAKLMSQGVDRIGKKVIEEAGESVIAAKNGVREEVVHEVADLWFHSLVLLSSAGLTPKDIWQELEKRRK